A single window of Nicotiana sylvestris chromosome 3, ASM39365v2, whole genome shotgun sequence DNA harbors:
- the LOC138887026 gene encoding uncharacterized protein produces MVYGAEALILVEIGEPSTRYVQATEKYNDEEMRVNLDLLEGRREVALIRMAAQKQVIERYYNRKARLRFFKTGDFVLKKVVQSTKAANSGKLNPMWEGPYRVRDIAGKGAYELDTMDGKVLLSHWNVVHLKRFYF; encoded by the coding sequence atggtttatggtgctgAAGCCCTAATTCTAGTTGAAATAGGAGAACCGAGCACACGGTACGTTCAAGCAACGGAGAAATATAacgatgaagagatgcgggtgaaccttgatttgctcgaaggaagaagagaagttgcattaataagaatggcagcacaaaagcaagtaattgaacgatattacaacaggaaagcacgcctcagattctttaAAACTGGGGACTTCGTTCTTAAAAAGGTGGTCCAATCTACAAAGGcggctaattcaggaaagctgaATCCAAtgtgggaaggaccctacagagttcgtgacattgcaggaaaaggagcatacgagttggataCAATGGATGGCAAGGTTTTACtctcacattggaatgttgtccaTTTAAAGAGATTTTACTTCTGA